The window GGAGATTATAAAATTATTGCTTTTTGTCACTGGATTCCATGTAAGCTCATATACGCAAAATTCTGCACCAATAATCTTATAAACTTCCTATATGTAATTATCGGCTTTAGTAATAAAAAATGAATGATTATATTCTAAATTTTATATAATTACTTGCATTCCGGCATATTCGCAGTCCTAGTCGATGTATCGGAAATACTTGAAAGGAATCTATGCGTTGCAAAGAAAAGAGGAGCACACCCGTTTGGCTGTGCCCCTCTCCGTTATCAGGTCTATGAATTATCGGTCTTATTCCCATCTTCCGGTTTCTGCTCCGGCGCAGCCGACGGCTGCGGATAGACAGGGGAAGCGGGCTGCCCGTAATACGGCATGTACGCCGGCATAGGCTGATACGCCTGCCTTGTAGGAAGCTGCATGCACTTGCAGACGTAGATTACTTTTGTATTGCAAAGGATGTCGTGCAGACCGCGCTTGTCACGATTCAATCCGATTAAAATATACCCGATAAAAAACAGGGAAGAAAGATAGCGCCCGATGGTCTCCCTGTAAAGTACGTTCAGCAGAGTAAGCGGAGCGTCGTCTATCGTAACCACTCGAAGGTTCATCAGCCGTTTCCCCACGGTTGCGCCGGTCTGATAGGTTAAAATAATAAAATAGGCGGACACTGCCAGATACAATACAATATCAAGCAGACTGAACTGAAACAGAAGCGGGCTGACCAAAAAGTTGCCCGGGTTTTGCAGACCTACGAAAAACATAGGGATTTTTACAAACAGCAGAACCACTCCCACCAGAAGCATATCAATGAAATACGCTGCCAGCCGCACGAAAAATCCGCCGCAGGCCGGATTATTATTTTCCTGTGTTTGCATAATACATCGGCACCCCGCTCTCCTGTGTTTCTAAAAGCTCTTTCACCTTTTCCGCATCGGTGCTGGTGTAGCTTTTCGCCATGGAAAACAAGGAATTCAGATTAAACTCACTGCTTTTCGGCGTGAAGAAGGTAACGTTGCCGCCGAGCTCTTTCTTCATTTGTTCCTCGGTGGCGTCATATTCCTGAATACCGTCAATCAACTTGAGGTCAAGCGCCTGCTGCGCCGTATAGATGCGCCCGTCCGCAATCGGCTTGACCGTATCAACACTCATCTTTCTGCCCTGCGCAACGATTCCCACAAACTGTTCATAGGATTCGTCCACCAGCCCCTGAAAGATTTTTGACTGCTCCTTCGTCATTTCAACGCCCGGATTTCCCATGGATTTGTTCGGTCCGCTGGTAAACAGCACCGTGTCAACGCCAAGTTTATCCATCAGGCCCTTATAATTGGATAATGACAGAATAACGCCGATGGAACCCGTCCATGTGTTGCGGTTTGCATAGATTTTATCCGACGCCATGGATACGTAATATCCGCCGGAGCACGCCTCCGCGCCCATATAGGTCCAGACCGGACGGCCGGTTTCCTTTTTGTACTTCAGCAGCCTTTGGTACAGCTCGTCGGTTTCGTAAACACTGCCACCCGGTGTATTGACATCCATTAGGATGCCTTTGTTATTCCCGGACTTCTGCAGCTGGTCAATCAGACTGAGCGTTTTTACATGATTGTAGCCCTCCGTGGGCAGCAGAGAGGATGTTGTTGACTTCATAATGGTACCGTCCACCTCCACCACCCCGACGAACGGTGTTGACGGCAGCTGTACCTGTGTGCCGATAGAGTTAAGAACACTTTCGGCAAGCGCTTTTTTGCTTTGTGCCTGACTGGCATTCTTAACCAAAATATTGGCGCCGCACACAAACACAAAGACAAATGCCGCCGCAAGAATTCCCGCGATCTGTTTTTTATTCATTTTCCCTCTTCTCCTTTTCTCCGTTTACACAGAGACCTCAGATTATCATACGATGTTATGATTGTACTAATGTACTAATACAATAATTATTGTATGCTTACCATACCCATTTGTCAAGTATTTCCCATTTTTTAGCGTCTTAGCGTCTATAATTTCAAGAATTTCGTCCCGGTTTTCATAGTTTGTCCAGACTTTACTTGGTTACCGCATATGCATTCCCATAAAACCTGTCCCCGCACGTAAAAAGCACTCTGCTTAGCGCGAGCAGGAAGGAGCCCAACCCAGTACAACATATGGAATAGTGAACACAACGATTCCGGTGGAATACGGTGCGATTTCATACTGCTGATAATAAACAGCGACTCCCGGCGGCGTCAGATAATAATTCTGTTCGTTAAAATACTTGACAATCAGTGATCTGTAGTCGTCGAAATAGACGCCCGGATTCTCCTGCATGTTTTGATCCGCCTGTTTAATAATCTGCTGCGTCAGCAGATATTGATAATTGGTATGCGGTCTGAAAAAACGCGCAAGAGGATAGAGTCTGCCGTTTTGAAGATTCCATGTATCGGAGCTTCGGATGGTATTGCCGTGTGCCCCGCCAGTATATTCATACTGGTCGCGGTAAAAACTCAGAAAACAATTTTCATTATAGGTTAATGAATAATTTAATACAGCGTCATATGCATGGAACGGGAATCCATTGACCTGTGTGTCCTTATAAAACTGTATGGCCTGGCTGTACAAGGTATTGGCGATATAACGGTAAAATACGTCTATCTGCATCCGGATACGGCTGTTAATCCTATTTTCAGCCATCCGATTGTTCTCTAATCCCACTTCCGGGAATTCGGCGGAAAGTGTAAGCACAACAGTATTTTCATAAGTGAATTCTCGATGAACCTCATGTTTGACCAGATTTGCGCTGGTATTCGGTGAACTCATTTTAATCCCTCCCGCCACATACTATGCCGATAAAAGGATTCGGGATACCACCCGCCCGCGCCGGTCATGCCCAACAAAAAAGCACACTCTTCCGAATGTGCTTTTTGACACAGATGAATCACCGTGTTCGTTCGTCATACAACATACAAAATGGAACTGCCGCCAAGTTTATGCGTGATTTCTCTGCGCAAAAGCTCTTCCCCCTGTGTGCGAATGTCATTCCGGTAGCAGTATTTTCCGCGCCCCCTTACAGTCATAAGGGATGCGTCATATAGTTCAACCGCATTGGGAAACGCTTCGTTGTTGATCGCCCGGTGCACATAGCTGTACGTCATAAAAATGATTTCGATTGTCAGCTCCTTTTTAGCCTTCGGAGATAATTCATCGGAAAGCTGCTGAATCAATTGAGTGTAGAGTGCGGGCCATCCGTCCATCAATACAACTGGGGCAATCAATAGGCCGACTCTGTAGCCTGCATCGCACATTTTGTTCAGCGCCTGTATTCTGTTTTTTAACGGTGATGTTCCGAATTCCACTTTTTGAATAATTTCCTGCGGGTTTACACTCATGCGGAAAATGGTCCGTCCTCTGTGTTCCAAGTTAAGCAGAGGGTCTACCATGTCAAATTTGGTCGGAAAGGTAATGAACCCTTTTTCATTTTTACCAAAATTTTCAATCGTCCAGACAAGGTTCTCTGTGATGGTGTTCTCCAGAACCAGATCACTGTTGCTGCCTATTTCAAAAGTCAAATCTTCCGGAGAGGCGGCGGCCGTTTTCATCAGTTTGCCGAGCATCTGTTCGCGGTTGACAAACAGCCTTAAATAGGAGCATTTGTTGTAGTTGCAAACCAAATAGCAATAAAGGCACGCCGCACTGCATCCTGAAGACGTATACGGCACCAGAAAGTCCGATATTTTATGATTGACCACATATTTGTGTGTTTTACGGATTCCAATAATCAGATACCGCTTCATATGGCCGAACTCACTGTTGGAATTCCTTCGCATTTCCTCAATATTATTATGGCTTGCAATGGGAGTCCATGGAACCTGACTGAATTTTTGCTTTAATCTTTCACCCAGCTCATAGGAAAGAGCTTCCGGTTCATAATAAATACGCTCTGGATACATTGTATCACCTTCCGTGCTATTATTAGTATTCAGTCAATGATCTATACTGTTTTTTCCACCTGTACCAATATCTTCGTCTTTGCTGTCAGCAAAAAAAAGAGCACATCCTCTGATGGGACGCACTCTTTTTTGATTATTGATAAAATATCGTTAGTACGTTATATATAATGGATCTCCACGCCACCGAGCTGCACATTACCCGTGAGGGTGAGCTGAGGTGCATTTTCCGCGGGCTGGGATAAGCGGATATCATTGTCCACTCCGCCTAAGCTCGCACGCAGATTGTCTTTTACACGCCAATGCTTTGGAATAAATAACTTGATCGCGCCGAAGCTGCAGTCAAGAAATATTTCGGCTCCGTCCGGACTGAGCTGCGCCTGGTCGAAAAAAAGTTCCAAAGCGCCGAAGGAAACGAAAAACTGTCCGCTTTTCAGGCAATCCCCGTGCAGGTACTTGCTGGACGCGCCAAAGCTCACCTTGGAATACGGGTTGTTGTCGTCAATATTCTCGGTGGTCTGGTGGCCGTGCCCAAATTCATCATGCCAATACATCTTGCTTTTCGGATGGCTGTGGAAGAGAAAGCTGAATCCCATACTGGCGAACACGGCGGCCAATATCAGCAGCCATAAGGAAATTTCAATGAGATGGAGAGGTTGCCGGTAAATGATATAAAGAAATGCCAATGGTACAAATACTCCAAAATAATTCCGATCGGCCAAACTGTGGATCACCAATGCCGTAAGCAAAACCGTCGCCAGTATGCTGATAAACCCGATTTGCCCGAAAGATCCTATTTGACTGGCAATAACAAATATTGCCGACAGTAAAAAGAAGAATCCCCAAAACCAATTTCTATTTTTCATAAGTGACTCCTTTCATTTAAACGCTGCCGCAGTTCCCCGTAGTAGTACCGTGACACGTATACCTGTTTGTGACTGTTGATAAACTGAACCAGACTGGAAGCGGTGAGGTTGCGCGTAATTGAGTACACCTGCATAATATTGACGATTGTCGATTTAGCCGCACGCACAAAGTGTTTCGGGAGGATTTCCTCCAGCTCATACAGGCGGTACTTAATGAGATAGGCGTCGTCAGCGGTGTGGGCGTAAATGTGCTCCCCTTCGGTTTCAAAAAACAGAACCTCATCCAGCGGAAAATAGAATTCCTGATTCTGTTTATAGAAGGTGATTTTAGCTCCCGGTGAGGACTGCTCCAAAATATACTGATGTATTTTTTGGATTGTGTCATCCACGCGGCCGCAGCGGATTAACACTTCATCCTCATCCAAATCATTGACTAACTCAATGCGTATCTTCACCAAATCACCCCCTCTGCAAACATTATAGCGGGTTTTGAGCAATGTGGAAAGGGCTAAGGGCCATCTGGTTGCATTATACCGGCAACAGGTTAAAAAAGTCGGGTGAGATGAAGTTTTTGCCGGCTGTATCCGATAAAAAAGGAGCATCCCCTCTAAAAGGGCATGCTCTTTTTTCGTTGCCTGCGGCACTGTATGCCACACAAACCTCAACTATCTATTTTTCAAGGACAGGTCCTGTCCCCTCAAATGGATCGCCTTGCTTTAATAGTCCCGGGGATTTTGTTTATGAGCTACGGTTTCATGAGCAGAGTGCTTTTTTCGATCTCTGTAATCATGTCAATCCGCTTTTGGTGTCTGCCGCCCTCATACTCGCCTGAAAGCCAGGCATCCAGAATCATGAGGGCCAAGTCTGAACCAACCACTCTTGATCCCATCGCTAAAACATTCGTGTCATTGTGCTGCCGGGAAAGAAGAGCAGAATAGGGTTCGCTGCACACGACGGCCCTGATACCGGGTACCTTATTGGCAGAAATCGATATTCCGACCCCGGTTCCGCAAAGAACAATCCCCTTATCATATTTTCCGCTGACCACCGCGTTGGCCACAGCTTGCCCGTAAATAGGATAATCCGTGCGCTCCGCCGTCAACGTTCCGAAATCATGATATTCAATTCCTTTTTCGGTCAAATGCTCTAAGATCCTCGCCTTTAACTCTAGGCCAACATGGTCGCTGCCAACTGCAATTTTCATAATTTCCTCCGGTCCTTCTGTAAATTATGGTAACAGCACCTTTGAGCGCTGTTACCATAAGTGAAGAAATGGTTTTGAAAGACTATTCTGCGACTATCTTTGATTCAATCGGAATCGTGGGCGGTGCAACGTTAGGATCGATTTTCGGCTGGTCCTTCACTGCTTTAATCATTTCATTAAGGGCAGTTACGCCGATTGCTGCTGAATCCTGCGCAATTGTTGCGGAAAGCTGCTTGCTTTTTATGGAGGCCAATGCCTCTGTAGTACCGTCCGTGCCCACTACGATAATTTTGCCGAGTTGGTTTGCATTAATAACGGCTTGCAGCGCTCCAAGAGCCATTGTATCGTTGCAGCAGTAAATTGCTTTCAAGTCTGGATTCTG of the uncultured Caproiciproducens sp. genome contains:
- a CDS encoding RDD family protein; protein product: MQTQENNNPACGGFFVRLAAYFIDMLLVGVVLLFVKIPMFFVGLQNPGNFLVSPLLFQFSLLDIVLYLAVSAYFIILTYQTGATVGKRLMNLRVVTIDDAPLTLLNVLYRETIGRYLSSLFFIGYILIGLNRDKRGLHDILCNTKVIYVCKCMQLPTRQAYQPMPAYMPYYGQPASPVYPQPSAAPEQKPEDGNKTDNS
- the sppA gene encoding signal peptide peptidase SppA, with protein sequence MNKKQIAGILAAAFVFVFVCGANILVKNASQAQSKKALAESVLNSIGTQVQLPSTPFVGVVEVDGTIMKSTTSSLLPTEGYNHVKTLSLIDQLQKSGNNKGILMDVNTPGGSVYETDELYQRLLKYKKETGRPVWTYMGAEACSGGYYVSMASDKIYANRNTWTGSIGVILSLSNYKGLMDKLGVDTVLFTSGPNKSMGNPGVEMTKEQSKIFQGLVDESYEQFVGIVAQGRKMSVDTVKPIADGRIYTAQQALDLKLIDGIQEYDATEEQMKKELGGNVTFFTPKSSEFNLNSLFSMAKSYTSTDAEKVKELLETQESGVPMYYANTGK
- a CDS encoding DUF3298 and DUF4163 domain-containing protein gives rise to the protein MSSPNTSANLVKHEVHREFTYENTVVLTLSAEFPEVGLENNRMAENRINSRIRMQIDVFYRYIANTLYSQAIQFYKDTQVNGFPFHAYDAVLNYSLTYNENCFLSFYRDQYEYTGGAHGNTIRSSDTWNLQNGRLYPLARFFRPHTNYQYLLTQQIIKQADQNMQENPGVYFDDYRSLIVKYFNEQNYYLTPPGVAVYYQQYEIAPYSTGIVVFTIPYVVLGWAPSCSR
- a CDS encoding spore photoproduct lyase family protein, giving the protein MYPERIYYEPEALSYELGERLKQKFSQVPWTPIASHNNIEEMRRNSNSEFGHMKRYLIIGIRKTHKYVVNHKISDFLVPYTSSGCSAACLYCYLVCNYNKCSYLRLFVNREQMLGKLMKTAAASPEDLTFEIGSNSDLVLENTITENLVWTIENFGKNEKGFITFPTKFDMVDPLLNLEHRGRTIFRMSVNPQEIIQKVEFGTSPLKNRIQALNKMCDAGYRVGLLIAPVVLMDGWPALYTQLIQQLSDELSPKAKKELTIEIIFMTYSYVHRAINNEAFPNAVELYDASLMTVRGRGKYCYRNDIRTQGEELLRREITHKLGGSSILYVV
- a CDS encoding LytTR family DNA-binding domain-containing protein — encoded protein: MKIRIELVNDLDEDEVLIRCGRVDDTIQKIHQYILEQSSPGAKITFYKQNQEFYFPLDEVLFFETEGEHIYAHTADDAYLIKYRLYELEEILPKHFVRAAKSTIVNIMQVYSITRNLTASSLVQFINSHKQVYVSRYYYGELRQRLNERSHL
- the rpiB gene encoding ribose 5-phosphate isomerase B; translated protein: MKIAVGSDHVGLELKARILEHLTEKGIEYHDFGTLTAERTDYPIYGQAVANAVVSGKYDKGIVLCGTGVGISISANKVPGIRAVVCSEPYSALLSRQHNDTNVLAMGSRVVGSDLALMILDAWLSGEYEGGRHQKRIDMITEIEKSTLLMKP